Proteins encoded together in one Chitinivibrionales bacterium window:
- a CDS encoding glycoside hydrolase family 16 protein produces MKRFSELVLMIFVCAASVFALPKNVTDTLKMGLVWSDEFNGTKLDTSSWYSDTGPVYNAEQEKYVDSCIEVSNGSLKIWSKSKITVPVRGGVYPSGRIDTHDRKIFTYGYFEAALKCPQGMNGKNGPGLWSACWLLGNSIQHGVAWPTCGEMELYEQRTCSCIVPANAAQPVPAVAGDDEFIACCHYGINGAPSYHSCQHNYPTALTDRYHTYGVLWDTTYVKYYFDDTLFWGPNYPSAQFTTPSITTPDNAVAFRSPFYWIINVAVGGAYQGQNIDASIFPTHMDVDYVRVYQRNAPTIGVKNDFRYHAPKPSSFVLADPSAAQLKVYDLRGKLVADYTSKVRAMQKGENALKALPAVGANAYVVRLFDNGNWQSQKYVATR; encoded by the coding sequence ATGAAACGATTTAGTGAACTTGTGTTGATGATTTTTGTTTGTGCGGCGAGCGTCTTCGCCTTGCCGAAAAATGTTACCGATACGTTGAAAATGGGACTTGTATGGTCCGACGAATTCAACGGCACCAAGCTGGATACGAGTTCCTGGTACAGCGATACCGGGCCGGTGTACAACGCAGAACAGGAGAAATACGTTGACAGTTGCATTGAAGTCAGCAACGGCAGCTTGAAGATTTGGTCCAAAAGTAAAATAACCGTTCCCGTTCGCGGGGGTGTTTATCCTTCCGGCCGAATCGACACCCATGACAGGAAGATATTTACCTACGGTTATTTTGAAGCGGCCCTTAAATGCCCGCAAGGAATGAATGGAAAGAATGGGCCTGGTCTGTGGTCTGCATGCTGGCTCCTGGGCAACAGCATCCAGCACGGCGTTGCGTGGCCCACCTGCGGCGAGATGGAACTCTACGAACAGAGAACCTGTTCCTGCATCGTACCCGCAAACGCGGCGCAGCCGGTGCCGGCGGTTGCGGGCGACGATGAATTCATCGCATGCTGCCACTACGGCATCAATGGCGCACCGAGCTATCACAGCTGCCAGCATAATTATCCCACGGCCCTCACCGACCGCTACCACACCTATGGGGTTCTGTGGGACACAACCTATGTAAAATATTATTTCGATGACACGTTGTTCTGGGGCCCGAATTACCCCTCCGCGCAATTCACCACCCCCAGCATTACTACACCAGACAATGCCGTGGCGTTTCGTTCGCCGTTCTACTGGATCATCAACGTCGCGGTGGGCGGCGCGTACCAGGGACAGAACATCGACGCTTCAATATTCCCGACGCACATGGACGTCGATTATGTCAGGGTGTACCAGAGGAACGCACCAACCATCGGTGTTAAAAATGATTTCAGGTATCACGCTCCGAAGCCGTCTTCATTCGTTCTTGCGGACCCGTCGGCCGCTCAGCTCAAGGTTTATGACCTGAGGGGGAAACTGGTTGCCGATTACACCAGTAAGGTCCGCGCAATGCAAAAGGGAGAAAATGCGCTGAAGGCGCTGCCTGCCGTCGGGGCAAATGCCTATGTGGTGCGGCTGTTTGATAACGGCAATTGGCAGTCTCAGAAATACGTGGCAACAAGATAA
- a CDS encoding ribose-phosphate pyrophosphokinase produces MKDTLKIFSGNSNPELAKKICRHAGIAPGKCEIIKFSNENIKVRILESVRGKDVYVVQSSCPPVNENIMEMLIMIDAIKHAKADSITAVLPYYPYARSDKKDEPRISITARLIADLLETAGADRVMTMNLHSPQIAGFFRIPVDHLLAGKLICKYYKEKAGIENSVVVAPDAGSAKRAGIYAINLGLPLAILDKRRDDDSECAKVHHVIGEVKGKRALIFDDEIATGGSILEVVRALESLGVKEIEASCVHAVLSGKAVERLGKSPLSRLVVTDTVTIPPEKRMSKMVVLSVSELFAKAIVYSNRGSSISGLFGTM; encoded by the coding sequence ATGAAGGACACGCTTAAAATCTTTTCCGGCAATTCGAACCCCGAACTTGCCAAAAAAATCTGCAGGCATGCGGGCATCGCGCCGGGAAAGTGCGAGATCATCAAGTTCAGCAACGAGAACATCAAGGTGCGGATCCTCGAAAGCGTGCGCGGCAAGGATGTGTATGTGGTGCAGTCGTCGTGCCCGCCGGTCAACGAGAACATCATGGAGATGCTCATCATGATCGACGCGATCAAGCATGCAAAGGCGGATTCGATCACCGCGGTGCTGCCGTACTACCCGTATGCGCGTTCGGACAAAAAAGACGAGCCGCGCATTTCCATCACGGCGCGGCTGATCGCTGACCTGCTCGAGACCGCAGGCGCCGACCGCGTCATGACCATGAATCTGCACTCGCCGCAGATCGCGGGCTTTTTCCGCATTCCGGTGGACCACCTGCTTGCCGGAAAGCTCATTTGTAAATATTATAAGGAAAAGGCGGGCATCGAAAACAGCGTGGTGGTGGCGCCCGATGCCGGGAGCGCGAAGCGCGCCGGCATATATGCCATCAACCTGGGCCTGCCGCTTGCCATCCTCGACAAGCGCCGAGACGACGATTCTGAATGCGCGAAGGTCCACCACGTGATCGGCGAGGTCAAAGGCAAGCGCGCCCTCATCTTCGACGACGAAATAGCCACGGGCGGCTCCATCCTCGAGGTGGTGCGGGCGCTGGAATCACTCGGCGTCAAGGAGATTGAGGCGAGCTGCGTGCACGCGGTGCTCTCCGGAAAAGCGGTGGAGCGGCTCGGCAAATCGCCGCTTTCGCGGCTCGTGGTCACCGACACCGTGACCATTCCCCCTGAAAAGCGGATGTCTAAAATGGTGGTGCTTTCGGTTTCCGAGCTTTTTGCAAAGGCAATTGTCTACAGCAACCGGGGCAGCTCGATAAGCGGGTTGTTTGGGACGATGTAG
- a CDS encoding DUF4388 domain-containing protein, whose protein sequence is MTLDALTIVILSTGFITGVGGGVGLLFLFSFLRPREVKEEQHYKTTFAFQGNLRQTHLLDAIQFLEIGRREGILHIYCGRRKGYLIFIKGQVVDAFYRNFTKREAVFAMLDLEDGDFYFEPKHISQPRLISDSVMDITFEWDARKTRKAGGDGVGRT, encoded by the coding sequence ATGACTTTGGACGCCCTTACCATCGTTATTCTCTCCACCGGCTTCATCACCGGCGTGGGCGGCGGGGTAGGGCTGCTTTTCCTTTTTTCCTTCCTGCGGCCAAGGGAGGTCAAGGAGGAGCAGCATTATAAGACTACGTTTGCATTCCAGGGAAACCTTCGGCAGACCCATCTGCTTGACGCGATACAGTTCCTCGAGATCGGCAGGCGCGAGGGCATTCTCCACATCTACTGCGGAAGGCGCAAAGGGTATCTTATTTTCATCAAGGGCCAGGTGGTGGACGCGTTCTACAGGAATTTCACCAAGCGCGAGGCGGTGTTCGCCATGCTCGACCTTGAAGACGGCGATTTTTACTTTGAGCCAAAACACATTTCCCAGCCGCGCCTGATTTCGGACTCGGTCATGGACATCACGTTTGAGTGGGACGCGCGGAAAACAAGGAAGGCGGGCGGTGACGGTGTTGGCCGAACCTGA